Proteins from one Crocosphaera sp. UHCC 0190 genomic window:
- the ilvB gene encoding biosynthetic-type acetolactate synthase large subunit, protein MVSSIEKITSPLAETPQRHTGAFALIDSLVRHGVKHIFGYPGGAILPIYDELYRAEARGEIQHFLVRHEQGAAHAADGYARATGKVGVCFGTSGPGATNLVTGIATAHLDSIPMVIVTGQVGRASIGSDAFQETDIFGITLPLVKHSYVVRNAEDMARIVAEAFHIASTGRPGPVLIDVPKDVGLEECDYIPVEPGQVRLPGYRPTVKGNPRQINAALHLIEECERPLLYVGGGAIAANAYAQVQEVAERFQLPVTTTLMGLGAFDEHHSLSVGMLGMHGTAYANFAVSECDLLIAVGARFDDRVTGKLDEFASHAKVIHIDIDPAEVGKNRVPDVPIVGDVRQVLEQLLQRAREIDLPLATEKTQPWLNRINRWREEYPLTAPHYEGMISPQEVVVEVGRQAPHAYYTTDVGQHQMWAAQFLKNGPRRWISSGGLGTMGYGMPAAMGAKVALPEEEVICISGDASFQMNLQELATLAQYGINAKTIILNNGWQGMVRQWQEAFYGERYSSSNMQTGMPDFELLAKAFGVKGITITEHSQLSAGIAEMLAHDGPVLVDVHVKRDENCYPMVAPGKNNAQMIGLPERKTKVSALELIYCSHCGAENPTTNKFCPECGTKL, encoded by the coding sequence GTGGTTTCTTCAATTGAGAAAATAACTTCACCTTTAGCCGAAACTCCCCAACGCCATACCGGTGCGTTTGCCTTGATCGATAGCTTAGTTCGTCATGGTGTTAAGCACATTTTTGGCTATCCAGGGGGAGCGATCCTACCCATTTATGATGAATTATACCGGGCTGAGGCCAGGGGAGAGATTCAGCATTTCCTGGTCAGACATGAACAGGGGGCGGCCCATGCTGCTGATGGTTACGCCCGCGCCACGGGTAAAGTGGGGGTCTGTTTTGGCACCTCTGGGCCGGGGGCAACGAATTTAGTGACGGGCATTGCCACCGCCCATCTTGATTCAATTCCTATGGTCATTGTTACCGGTCAAGTGGGACGGGCCTCCATTGGTAGTGATGCCTTCCAGGAAACGGATATTTTTGGCATTACTTTACCCTTGGTCAAACATTCCTATGTGGTACGCAACGCGGAAGATATGGCCAGAATTGTGGCTGAGGCTTTCCATATTGCCAGTACTGGACGGCCAGGGCCCGTTTTAATTGATGTGCCAAAAGATGTGGGCCTCGAAGAATGTGACTATATTCCGGTCGAACCTGGCCAAGTGAGGCTGCCAGGCTATCGTCCCACGGTCAAAGGCAACCCCCGTCAAATTAATGCGGCCTTACACTTAATCGAAGAGTGTGAACGTCCTTTATTGTATGTGGGAGGGGGCGCGATCGCCGCTAATGCCTATGCTCAAGTGCAGGAAGTGGCCGAACGCTTTCAACTTCCCGTTACGACAACCTTAATGGGCCTTGGGGCCTTTGATGAACATCACTCCCTATCCGTTGGAATGTTGGGAATGCACGGAACGGCTTATGCTAACTTTGCCGTGAGTGAATGTGACTTATTAATTGCGGTTGGGGCCAGATTTGATGACCGGGTTACGGGGAAATTAGATGAATTTGCTTCCCACGCCAAAGTCATTCATATTGATATTGACCCGGCTGAGGTGGGCAAAAATCGGGTTCCTGATGTTCCGATTGTGGGAGATGTTCGTCAGGTATTAGAACAGTTATTACAACGGGCCCGAGAAATTGATCTTCCCTTGGCTACGGAAAAAACCCAACCTTGGTTAAACCGGATCAACCGTTGGCGCGAAGAATACCCCCTGACGGCTCCTCATTATGAGGGTATGATTTCTCCCCAAGAAGTTGTGGTAGAAGTGGGCCGTCAAGCTCCCCATGCTTACTATACGACCGATGTGGGACAACATCAGATGTGGGCAGCCCAATTCTTGAAGAATGGCCCCCGTCGTTGGATTTCTAGCGGTGGTTTAGGCACAATGGGTTATGGAATGCCTGCTGCTATGGGGGCAAAGGTGGCGTTACCTGAAGAAGAAGTCATCTGTATTAGTGGGGATGCCAGTTTTCAGATGAATCTCCAGGAATTAGCTACTTTGGCCCAATATGGAATCAATGCCAAGACGATTATTCTGAATAATGGTTGGCAAGGAATGGTTCGTCAATGGCAAGAAGCGTTTTACGGAGAGCGTTATTCTTCTTCTAATATGCAAACGGGAATGCCCGATTTTGAGTTATTGGCCAAAGCCTTTGGGGTCAAAGGAATTACCATTACAGAACATTCCCAACTCTCAGCAGGAATTGCTGAAATGTTAGCTCATGACGGGCCGGTGTTGGTTGATGTTCATGTCAAACGGGATGAAAATTGTTATCCAATGGTTGCTCCTGGAAAAAACAACGCTCAAATGATCGGTTTACCAGAACGGAAAACCAAGGTGTCAGCCCTGGAACTGATTTATTGTAGTCATTGTGGGGCTGAAAATCCGACAACCAATAAGTTTTGTCCGGAATGCGGTACTAAGCTTTAA
- a CDS encoding phosphoribulokinase, whose product MTTQPDRVVLIAVAGDSGCGKSTFLRRLTDLFGEEFMTVICLDDYHSLDRKGRKEAGVTALNPQANNFDLMYEQIKALKSGQAIDKPIYNHETGELDPPERIEPNKVVVIEGLHPLFDERVRGLADFSVYLDISDEVKINWKIQRDMAERGHTYEDVLASINARKPDFTAYIEPQKQHADVVIQVLPTQLLEDRESKLLRVRLVQKEGVLNFEPAYLFDEGSTIDWRPCGRKLTCTYPGIKMYYGPDNFMGNEVSILEVDGQFANLEEMIYIESHLSKTGTKYYGEMTELLLHHKDYPGSENGTGLFQVLVGLKMRETYEKLIASEKIPAQV is encoded by the coding sequence ATGACCACTCAGCCAGATCGCGTGGTTCTTATTGCAGTTGCCGGAGACTCCGGTTGCGGTAAATCAACTTTTTTACGTCGTTTAACCGATTTATTTGGTGAAGAGTTTATGACGGTCATCTGTCTCGATGACTATCATAGTTTAGATCGTAAGGGAAGAAAAGAAGCAGGGGTCACTGCTTTGAATCCTCAAGCGAATAATTTTGATCTGATGTATGAGCAAATTAAAGCTCTTAAATCAGGTCAAGCCATTGATAAACCCATTTATAATCATGAAACAGGAGAACTTGATCCTCCTGAACGCATCGAACCCAATAAAGTTGTGGTCATTGAAGGGTTACATCCTTTGTTTGATGAACGGGTTCGTGGCTTAGCTGATTTCAGTGTCTATCTTGACATCAGCGATGAAGTCAAAATTAACTGGAAAATTCAACGGGATATGGCAGAAAGAGGCCACACCTATGAAGATGTGTTAGCCTCTATTAATGCCAGAAAACCTGATTTTACCGCCTACATTGAACCTCAAAAACAACACGCTGATGTGGTAATTCAGGTATTACCCACTCAATTGCTCGAAGATCGTGAAAGCAAGTTATTACGGGTTCGTTTAGTTCAAAAAGAAGGGGTTCTTAACTTTGAACCCGCTTATCTCTTTGATGAAGGGTCTACCATTGACTGGCGGCCCTGTGGTCGTAAGTTAACTTGTACCTATCCTGGTATTAAGATGTACTACGGACCTGACAATTTCATGGGAAATGAAGTCTCTATTTTAGAAGTTGATGGTCAATTCGCTAATCTTGAAGAAATGATCTATATCGAAAGTCATCTGAGCAAAACTGGAACTAAATATTACGGTGAGATGACCGAACTATTACTTCACCATAAAGATTATCCAGGTTCTGAGAATGGAACTGGTTTATTCCAAGTTTTGGTCGGACTCAAAATGAGAGAAACCTATGAAAAGTTAATTGCATCTGAGAAAATTCCGGCTCAAGTTTAG
- the petH gene encoding ferredoxin--NADP reductase, whose protein sequence is MYSPGVATTSGNTTAYGNRLFVYEVVGLSQSTDNDSLDYPIRRSGSVLITVPYQRMNQEMRRITRMGGRIVSIKPLEADTPLKVAPTRQSQVEVAQPPQSNPTEEKRKPMTQTKVEVPVNIYRPKDPYIGKCLDNYPLVAEGGSGIVQHLTFDLSQGDLHYLEGQSIGIVPPGTDENGKPHKLRLYSIASTRHGDNGDDKTVSLCVRQLEYQHPETKETVYGVCSTYLCHLEVGADVAITGPVGKEMLLPEDEDANIVMLATGTGIAPFRAFLWRMFFEQHEGYKFKGKAWLIFGVPYTANILYKEKLEKIQSDYPDNFELTYAISREQNNAEGGRMYIQHRVAEQAEKLWNLLQNPKTHLYMCGLKGMEGGIEEGLSPYASQNGVEWSDFVKKLKKEHRWHVEVY, encoded by the coding sequence ATGTACAGTCCAGGCGTAGCGACAACTTCCGGCAATACAACAGCCTATGGAAACCGTTTGTTTGTCTATGAAGTGGTGGGGTTAAGTCAGAGTACGGATAACGACAGTCTCGATTATCCAATTCGCCGCAGTGGGAGTGTGTTGATCACAGTACCCTATCAGCGGATGAATCAAGAAATGCGTCGCATTACGCGCATGGGAGGTCGAATTGTCAGTATTAAGCCCCTAGAGGCTGATACACCGTTAAAAGTCGCCCCCACTCGTCAAAGTCAAGTTGAAGTCGCTCAACCACCGCAAAGCAACCCAACAGAAGAAAAACGTAAACCTATGACTCAAACAAAGGTAGAAGTTCCTGTCAATATTTACCGTCCCAAAGATCCCTATATTGGTAAATGTTTAGACAATTATCCCTTGGTGGCCGAGGGAGGAAGTGGAATTGTTCAACATTTAACCTTTGACCTTTCCCAAGGGGATTTACACTATTTGGAAGGACAAAGTATCGGCATTGTTCCCCCTGGAACCGATGAAAATGGCAAACCTCATAAATTGAGACTGTACTCTATCGCTTCGACCCGTCATGGGGATAATGGAGATGATAAGACGGTTTCTTTGTGTGTTCGTCAACTGGAATATCAACATCCTGAGACTAAAGAAACGGTTTACGGGGTTTGTTCTACCTATCTCTGTCATCTAGAAGTTGGGGCAGATGTGGCCATTACTGGGCCAGTGGGTAAAGAGATGTTACTCCCTGAAGATGAAGATGCCAATATCGTCATGCTGGCAACTGGAACTGGAATTGCGCCTTTCCGTGCTTTCCTGTGGCGGATGTTCTTTGAACAGCATGAAGGTTACAAGTTCAAAGGGAAAGCTTGGTTAATTTTTGGTGTTCCTTATACTGCTAATATTCTCTACAAAGAAAAGTTAGAGAAGATTCAAAGTGATTATCCTGATAACTTTGAGTTAACCTATGCTATCAGTCGGGAACAAAACAATGCTGAAGGTGGCCGGATGTATATTCAACATCGGGTAGCTGAACAGGCTGAAAAGTTATGGAATTTGCTACAAAATCCCAAAACTCACCTCTATATGTGTGGATTAAAAGGCATGGAAGGCGGTATTGAAGAAGGATTAAGTCCTTATGCCTCCCAAAATGGGGTTGAATGGTCTGACTTTGTTAAAAAACTGAAAAAAGAGCATCGTTGGCACGTTGAAGTTTACTAA
- the dapB gene encoding 4-hydroxy-tetrahydrodipicolinate reductase gives MTVESPIPVVVNGAGGKMGREVIKAVSQAEDMILVGAVDRNPNYRGQDVGEIAGCGPLEIPILDDLQSILVIATQEKVQGVMVDFTHPDGVYENVRSAIAYGVRPVVGTTGLSNKQLQELAEFAEKASTGCLVVPNFSIGMVLLQQAAVQASQYFDHVEIIELHHNQKADAPSGTAIKTAQMLSGLGKTYNPPSVEETETITGARGGLVADNIRIHSVRLPGLIAHQEVIFGAQGEIYTLRHDTSDRSCYMAGVLLSIRKVTQLQSLVYGLEKIL, from the coding sequence ATGACAGTTGAATCTCCAATTCCGGTGGTTGTTAATGGGGCCGGTGGTAAAATGGGCCGTGAAGTCATTAAAGCCGTCTCTCAAGCAGAAGATATGATCTTAGTGGGGGCAGTAGATCGTAACCCCAACTATCGGGGCCAAGATGTGGGAGAAATTGCTGGATGTGGCCCCTTAGAGATTCCCATTCTCGATGATCTCCAAAGTATTTTAGTCATCGCTACCCAAGAAAAGGTACAGGGTGTTATGGTAGATTTTACCCATCCTGACGGTGTTTATGAAAATGTCAGAAGTGCGATCGCTTATGGGGTGCGTCCGGTGGTGGGAACAACAGGTTTAAGCAACAAGCAATTACAAGAGTTAGCAGAATTTGCTGAAAAAGCCAGTACCGGATGTTTAGTGGTGCCTAATTTCTCTATTGGGATGGTTTTGTTGCAACAAGCAGCCGTACAAGCATCCCAATACTTCGACCATGTAGAAATTATTGAACTCCATCATAATCAAAAAGCAGATGCTCCCAGTGGCACTGCAATAAAAACCGCTCAAATGTTATCCGGGTTAGGAAAAACCTATAATCCTCCTTCCGTCGAAGAAACAGAAACTATAACGGGTGCGAGAGGGGGTTTAGTCGCAGATAATATTAGGATTCATAGTGTGCGTTTACCAGGATTAATTGCCCATCAAGAAGTGATTTTTGGGGCCCAAGGAGAAATTTATACTTTACGTCATGATACCAGCGATCGCTCTTGTTATATGGCGGGTGTGCTGTTATCAATTCGTAAAGTTACTCAATTACAATCATTGGTTTATGGGTTAGAAAAAATTCTTTAA
- the pckA gene encoding phosphoenolpyruvate carboxykinase (ATP), with protein MVNLGSQRSSFSSHNLLGSYPLAYGSESLENYRGTNDSEEALIHTTYGLEHLGIYHVGWIYRNLPIPQLIEHAILRGEGTLADNGALMVETGKYTGRSPKDRFIVRESSSQDEIDWNQHNVPISEDKFSQLYHKVIAYLQGKDLYIFDGYVGADNNYRCGVRIINELASQNLFAHQLFIRPSPQELGNHQADFTVIAVPGLQGNPETDGIHSEAFIVVHLQKRLVIIGGSRYAGEIKKSVFSMMNYFMTKRNVLPMHCAANIDKHAHTTLFFGLSGTGKTTLSADPDCSLIGDDEHGWSTNGIFNFEGGCYAKTIRLSQENEPQIWAAIRFGTLLENVIFEPETQIPDYDDGRLTENTRAAYPLLYIPNCSTWGVGSHPKTIFFLTADAFGVLPPIAKLTKDQAMYHFLAGYTSKLAGTERDINAPQATFSACFGQCFFPLSPLVYAKMLGERLEQHEDTQVFLINTGWSGGPYGVGHRISIKHTRAMVAAALNGQLKTVNYHSHPIFKVLIPEHIIGVPNKILDPENTWTEPEAYQQQALELAHLFEENFKQFKEVPPEIIAAGPVPFLS; from the coding sequence ATGGTTAATCTGGGTTCTCAAAGAAGCAGTTTTTCTTCCCATAATCTACTAGGGTCTTATCCTCTTGCTTATGGATCAGAATCTCTCGAAAATTATCGAGGAACAAATGACAGTGAGGAAGCATTAATTCATACCACCTATGGTCTGGAACATTTGGGAATTTATCATGTAGGTTGGATCTATCGAAATCTCCCCATTCCTCAATTAATTGAACACGCTATCCTGCGAGGAGAAGGAACCCTTGCTGATAATGGGGCCTTAATGGTTGAAACGGGGAAATACACCGGACGTTCTCCCAAAGATCGGTTTATTGTTCGGGAGTCAAGTAGTCAAGATGAAATTGACTGGAATCAACATAATGTTCCGATTTCTGAAGACAAATTTAGCCAACTTTATCACAAAGTAATTGCTTATCTTCAAGGGAAAGATCTCTACATTTTCGACGGATATGTTGGGGCAGATAATAATTATCGTTGTGGGGTTCGTATCATTAATGAATTAGCCTCACAAAACCTCTTTGCTCATCAATTATTTATCCGGCCTTCACCCCAAGAATTAGGTAATCATCAAGCGGATTTTACCGTAATTGCTGTCCCAGGATTACAGGGAAATCCCGAAACAGATGGTATTCATAGCGAGGCTTTTATCGTGGTTCATCTGCAAAAAAGATTAGTCATTATTGGGGGTTCTCGCTATGCAGGAGAAATCAAAAAATCCGTCTTTTCAATGATGAATTATTTCATGACAAAGCGCAATGTTTTGCCCATGCACTGCGCTGCTAATATTGATAAACACGCCCATACTACCCTATTTTTTGGTCTATCTGGTACAGGAAAAACTACCCTCTCTGCCGATCCTGATTGTAGTTTAATTGGGGATGATGAACATGGTTGGTCAACTAACGGAATTTTCAATTTTGAAGGCGGATGTTACGCTAAAACCATTCGTTTATCCCAAGAAAATGAACCACAAATTTGGGCAGCTATTCGTTTTGGAACCTTACTAGAAAATGTTATTTTTGAGCCAGAAACTCAAATTCCTGACTATGATGATGGTCGTTTAACGGAAAATACTAGGGCAGCTTATCCCTTACTTTATATTCCTAATTGTTCAACTTGGGGAGTGGGTAGTCATCCCAAAACTATCTTTTTCTTAACAGCAGATGCTTTTGGGGTTTTGCCTCCCATTGCTAAGTTAACCAAAGACCAGGCAATGTATCATTTTCTAGCAGGATATACCAGTAAATTAGCAGGAACTGAACGGGATATTAATGCACCTCAAGCGACTTTTTCCGCTTGTTTTGGTCAATGTTTCTTCCCCTTATCACCCCTAGTTTATGCCAAGATGTTAGGAGAACGTTTAGAACAACATGAGGATACGCAAGTCTTCTTAATTAATACGGGTTGGTCAGGAGGCCCTTATGGAGTGGGACATCGTATTTCTATTAAGCATACGCGGGCCATGGTAGCTGCTGCTTTGAATGGGCAATTAAAGACAGTTAACTATCATTCTCATCCCATTTTTAAAGTTTTAATTCCTGAACATATTATTGGGGTTCCTAATAAAATTCTTGACCCCGAAAATACTTGGACTGAACCGGAAGCTTATCAACAACAAGCCCTAGAATTAGCCCATCTTTTTGAAGAAAATTTTAAACAATTTAAGGAAGTTCCTCCCGAAATTATTGCCGCCGGGCCGGTTCCATTTCTTTCCTGA
- a CDS encoding SRPBCC family protein, whose translation MSSFQVFEQTIIINASATIVERCITDLDLMHLWLNPVLKCEPIREWSTKIGGRSRFIIKIPLINPTLISNVIEREPGLIVWQFTGFFKGRDRWECQPTSQGTKLINRFEFEIPNPLINWGFNQFAAPWTKSDMKAQLKRLKQVAEELYQVECS comes from the coding sequence ATGTCATCTTTCCAAGTATTTGAACAAACAATTATTATTAATGCAAGTGCTACAATTGTTGAACGCTGTATTACCGATCTCGACTTAATGCACCTCTGGTTAAACCCTGTATTAAAATGTGAACCAATCAGAGAATGGAGTACAAAAATTGGGGGAAGAAGTCGTTTTATTATTAAAATTCCCCTCATTAATCCTACCCTAATTAGTAATGTGATTGAACGAGAACCAGGGTTAATCGTTTGGCAATTTACTGGTTTTTTTAAGGGACGTGATCGCTGGGAATGTCAACCTACATCACAAGGGACAAAATTAATCAATCGCTTTGAATTTGAAATTCCTAATCCCTTAATTAATTGGGGATTTAATCAATTTGCTGCTCCTTGGACAAAAAGCGATATGAAAGCACAATTAAAACGATTAAAACAGGTAGCTGAAGAACTTTATCAGGTAGAATGTTCCTAG
- a CDS encoding hybrid sensor histidine kinase/response regulator, whose protein sequence is MNFELDEITLAAMTQEARQCFLDEESSEYLQLLEEEIKKGYKNADFNQLLRAAHSLKGGAGISQLSSLRELAHQLEDLLEVLKEKVNSHHKEGWLLLEWVVNEIALLLNKARTVQEVFTDPQLLESLRDFLALPGHNNGTEDLQKIVDKSSFLKLALEQDLEACFSRIEQLSSQNSPEEIQESLINFYNECLLLGETLELPWLLEKIEPLENILDKVSCLYILEIVKQIIIELRMDYHNLFPVVFPLDEIPLENDNISLLSDFNQEIDDVLVKPKIIVKSEELSFQDEIKLSQNTPINVIEEASISFSQLRIPLEKLETMTNQVEELLVTRERLRLRQQQLTQVTRKIRQISRQLEPIQEQVQTFYNQLAITNVSTSSNSNQTFDSLELDNYTEIHSSLQSFQELMLQFQENYADLNLINQDFSDNLDTVDTNVDALYSNVTESRMVPFGLMAKRFIPQIQSLNRRYGKLVDLSIQGENILIDQVLLEQLQTPLTHLINNAFDHGIESPSERLANYKSETAKIILKASINNHQLEINLSDDGQGIDVYKVYQRAKNKGLISSKITFDQLEQKTILKFIFQANFSTVETVSELSGRGVGLDIVRNKIQRLRGTIDVTNNPGQGTNFTLRIPLNLSFISLFLVQWQYRLLAIPTSSVLETIPVSDFSWLDTDSPMIKWRNQSIPVINLSDLLSDYQACECSIQSQIGLVLESSTSPLMVMVDTLISEEQLIVKPFDDTVAIPSYLVGCTILGGGEIVPVILPQAFTVSSRLKKSLKIPTNSPEITQNYRTILIAEDSVATRRLLERILDQLGFNLIVCRDGQEALEKLQLHQGRIDLIISDIEMPRLNGFELLEKIRSDENWSNIPVVMATSRTGQRHRQQGQKLGANAYLGKPILPKVLLNTIEPLLNLSSSDN, encoded by the coding sequence ATGAATTTTGAGTTAGACGAAATTACTCTTGCTGCTATGACTCAAGAAGCCCGTCAGTGCTTTTTAGATGAGGAGTCTTCTGAATATTTACAACTTTTAGAAGAAGAGATAAAAAAAGGCTATAAAAATGCTGACTTTAACCAGCTATTAAGAGCCGCTCATTCATTAAAAGGGGGTGCGGGTATATCTCAATTATCCAGTTTAAGGGAGTTAGCTCATCAGTTAGAAGATCTACTTGAAGTGCTTAAAGAAAAAGTAAATTCTCATCATAAAGAAGGCTGGTTGCTGTTAGAATGGGTAGTCAACGAAATCGCACTTTTATTAAATAAAGCTCGCACTGTTCAAGAAGTTTTTACTGATCCTCAACTCTTAGAAAGCTTAAGGGATTTTTTGGCTTTACCTGGTCACAATAATGGGACAGAAGACCTTCAAAAAATTGTTGATAAAAGTTCTTTTCTAAAATTAGCTTTAGAACAGGATTTAGAGGCTTGCTTTTCTCGAATTGAGCAATTATCTTCTCAAAATTCACCAGAAGAAATTCAGGAGAGTTTAATTAATTTCTATAATGAATGTTTGCTCTTAGGAGAAACCTTAGAGCTTCCTTGGCTTTTAGAAAAAATTGAACCATTAGAAAACATTTTAGACAAAGTTTCCTGCCTTTACATCTTAGAAATTGTTAAACAGATAATTATTGAATTGCGAATGGATTATCATAATTTATTTCCAGTCGTTTTTCCCCTTGATGAAATCCCTTTAGAAAATGATAATATATCCTTATTATCTGACTTTAATCAGGAAATAGATGATGTTTTAGTAAAACCAAAAATAATTGTAAAATCAGAAGAATTAAGTTTTCAGGATGAAATAAAATTGTCGCAAAATACCCCGATAAATGTCATTGAAGAAGCGTCAATTTCTTTTTCTCAATTACGGATTCCTCTAGAAAAATTAGAGACAATGACAAATCAAGTTGAAGAATTATTAGTAACCAGAGAAAGACTACGTCTTCGGCAACAACAGTTAACTCAAGTAACGCGAAAAATTAGACAAATTTCTCGTCAACTTGAACCTATTCAAGAACAAGTACAAACTTTTTATAATCAATTAGCGATTACCAATGTTTCTACTTCATCAAACTCAAATCAAACTTTTGATTCATTAGAATTAGATAATTATACAGAAATTCATAGTAGCTTACAAAGTTTTCAAGAATTAATGTTGCAATTCCAAGAAAATTATGCTGATTTGAATTTGATTAATCAAGATTTTTCGGATAATTTAGATACTGTTGACACTAATGTTGATGCCCTCTATAGCAATGTGACAGAATCGAGAATGGTTCCCTTTGGACTGATGGCTAAACGATTTATTCCTCAAATTCAATCCCTTAATCGTCGATATGGTAAATTAGTTGATTTATCAATTCAAGGCGAAAATATTTTAATTGATCAAGTTTTATTAGAACAGTTACAAACCCCCTTAACTCATTTAATTAATAATGCCTTTGATCATGGCATAGAATCTCCATCAGAACGATTAGCTAACTATAAATCAGAAACAGCTAAAATCATTCTCAAAGCTAGTATAAATAATCATCAATTGGAAATAAATTTGAGTGATGATGGCCAAGGAATTGATGTTTATAAAGTTTATCAGAGGGCCAAAAATAAAGGATTAATTTCCTCGAAAATAACCTTCGATCAACTAGAGCAAAAAACTATCCTAAAGTTCATTTTTCAAGCTAATTTTTCCACAGTAGAAACAGTTAGTGAGTTGTCAGGCCGAGGGGTTGGTTTAGATATTGTTCGCAATAAGATTCAGAGACTGAGAGGAACGATTGATGTTACAAATAATCCAGGACAAGGAACAAATTTTACTTTAAGAATTCCCCTAAATTTAAGCTTTATTTCCTTATTTTTAGTGCAGTGGCAATATCGTCTTTTAGCCATTCCAACTTCTAGTGTTTTGGAAACAATTCCTGTATCTGATTTCTCTTGGTTAGATACAGATTCTCCCATGATAAAATGGCGTAATCAATCAATTCCAGTCATTAATTTATCTGATTTATTATCGGATTATCAAGCCTGTGAATGCTCTATTCAATCTCAAATTGGTCTTGTTTTAGAAAGTTCTACCAGTCCTTTAATGGTGATGGTAGATACGTTAATTAGTGAGGAGCAATTAATTGTTAAGCCTTTTGATGATACTGTTGCTATTCCTAGCTATTTAGTCGGTTGTACAATTTTAGGTGGTGGGGAAATTGTTCCGGTAATTTTACCTCAAGCATTTACGGTTTCATCCCGTCTAAAAAAATCCTTAAAAATACCGACTAATTCCCCAGAAATCACCCAAAATTATCGGACAATTTTAATCGCTGAAGACTCAGTAGCAACCCGACGTTTATTAGAAAGAATTCTCGATCAATTAGGGTTTAATTTGATTGTTTGTCGAGATGGACAAGAAGCATTAGAAAAACTGCAACTTCATCAAGGTAGAATAGATTTAATTATTTCTGATATTGAAATGCCTCGACTTAATGGGTTTGAATTACTAGAAAAAATTCGCTCTGATGAAAATTGGTCAAATATTCCTGTCGTTATGGCCACTTCTCGTACTGGCCAACGTCATCGACAACAAGGACAAAAATTAGGCGCAAATGCGTATTTAGGAAAACCAATTCTTCCTAAAGTTTTACTCAATACTATTGAACCTTTACTGAATCTTTCAAGCTCAGATAACTAG